A single window of Oreochromis aureus strain Israel breed Guangdong linkage group 5, ZZ_aureus, whole genome shotgun sequence DNA harbors:
- the pfkmb gene encoding phosphofructokinase, muscle b, translated as MLEKLIFCREGLSCGDDLSAEDAVSFSSRTMAQQSPTDPTKMGVGRAIAVLTSGGDAQGMNAAVRAVVRVGIYTGAKVFFVHEGYQGLVDGGDHIRPATWESVSMMLQLGGTVIGSARCQDFRTKEGRTKAACNLVKLGITNLCVIGGDGSLTGANQFRTEWSELLADLVKAGKITANEAKSASHLNIVGMVGSIDNDFCGTDMTIGTDSALHRIIEIVDAITTTAQSHQRTFILEVMGRHCGYLALVTALACGADWVFIPEMPPDDGWEEHLCRRLTEQRGRGSRLNIIIVAEGAMDRQGKPITCDHVKQLVSKKLGFDTRTTILGHVQRGGTPSAFDRILASRMGVESVMALLEATPETPACVVSLSGNMAVRLPLMECVQVTKDVTTAMAEGRYDDAVKLRGKSFENNWNTYKMLAHVRPPEAKSNINIAILNVGAPCSGMNAAVRSAVRTGLLQGHQMLAVHDGFDGLAHGMIEPIGWSGVAGWTGKGGSFLGTKRSLPQEFMEEISLSITKFNIHALIIIGGFEAFMGGLQLVQAREKYEELCVPLVVVPATVSNNVPGSDFSIGADTALNTITMTCDRIKQSAAGTKRRVFIIETMGGYCGYLATMAGLAGGADAAYIYEDPFNIHDLELNVEHLVEKMKTTVKRGLILRNEKCNANYTTDFIFNLYSEEGKGVFDCRKNVLGHMQQGGTPSPFDRNFGTKMGMKSVLWLTDKLKECYRHGRIFANSQDSACVLGMRKRALVFQPLAELAEQTDFDHRIPKTQWWLRLRPILKILAKYKVSLDTSEKTAMEHVIKKRGLVKQ; from the exons ATGCTGGAGAAGCTCATCTTTTGTAGAGAGGGTCTGTCAT GTGGTGATGACCTCTCAGCAGAGGATGCTG TCAGCTTCAGCTCCAGGACCATGGCACAACAGAGTCCTACCGACCCCACGAAAATGGGAGTGGGTCGGGCAATTGCCGTGCTTACCTCCGGAGGCGATGCCCAGG GTATGAATGCAGCTGTGAGGGCCGTAGTCCGAGTGGGAATTTACACTGGAGCCAAGGTCTTCTTTGTGCATGAG GGTTACCAGGGTCTAGTAGATGGAGGAGACCATATCCGCCCTGCTACATGGGAGAGTGTGTCAATGATGCTGCAGCTG GGTGGGACTGTGATCGGCAGTGCCCGCTGTCAGGATTTCCGAACCAAGGAGGGTCGCACAAAGGCTGCTTGTAACTTAGTCAAACTGGGCATCACCAACCTGTGTGTGATTGGAGGTGATGGCAGCTTGACGGGTGCAAACCAATTCAGAACAGAGTGGAGCGAGCTGCTGGCAGACCTTGTTAAAGCCG GTAAGATCACGGCAAATGAGGCCAAGTCCGCTTCCCACCTTAACATTGTTGGCATGGTGGGCTCCATTGACAATGACTTCTGTGGAACTGACATGACCATCGGCACTGATTCTGCCCTCCATCGCATCATAGAGATCGTTGATGCCATCACCACCACCGCACAGAG TCACCAGAGGACCTTCATCCTGGAGGTAATGGGCAGGCACTGTGG TTACCTGGCTTTGGTGACAGCTCTAGCCTGTGGTGCTGACTGGGTGTTCATCCCAGAGATGCCCCCAGATGATGGATGGGAGGAGCATCTGTGCAGAAGACTGACAGAG CAAAGAGGCCGTGGCTCCCGCTTGAATATTATCATTGTTGCAGAGGGAGCGATGGACCGCCAAGGTAAACCAATCACCTGTGACCATGTCAAACAG CTGGTATCAAAGAAACTAGGTTTTGACACCCGCACCACCATCTTGGGCCACGTGCAGAGAGGAGGAACTCCCTCTGCCTTTGATAGAATCCTG gcaaGCAGAATGGGAGTGGAGTCAGTTATGGCTCTACTGGAGGCCACACCAGAGACTCCTGCTTGTGTGGTCAGCTTGTCGGGAAACATGGCTGTCAGACTTCCGCTCATGGAGTGTGTGCAAGTG ACCAAAGATGTCACAACAGCCATGGCTGAGGGGCGGTATGATGACGCAGTGAAGCTCAGGGGAAA GAGTTTTGAGAACAACTGGAACACTTACAAGATGCTGGCTCATGTCCGCCCCCCAGAGGCAAAG AGTAATATCAACATCGCCATACTGAATGTGGGAGCTCCGTGTTCTGGAATGAATGCTGCAGTTCGTTCAGCTGTGAGGACTGGACTCCTCCAGGGCCACCAGATGCTGGCTGTGCATGATGGCTTCGATGGCTTGGCCCATGGAATG ATTGAGCCCATTGGCTGGTCTGGAGTGGCAGGATGGACTGGAAAGGGGGGCTCCTTCCTGGGCACAAAGAG ATCCCTGCCTCAGGAGTTCATGGAGGAGATCAGCCTCAGCATCACTAAGTTCAACATTCATGCTCTAATCATTATTGGAGGCTTTGAG GCATTTATGGGAGGTCTGCAGTTGGTGCAAGCTAGAGAGAAATATGAGGAGCTGTGTGTCCCACTCGTTGTTGTTCCCGCTACTGTGTCCAACAATGTTCCTGGATCTGACTTCAGCATTGGTGCTGACACTGCCCTCAACACCATAACTATG ACTTGCGACAGGATCAAGCAATCTGCCGCTGGAACCAAGAGAAGAGTATTCATTATAGAGACTATGGGAGGATACTGCGGCTATCTGGCGACCATGGCTGGATTAGCAGGTGGAGCTGATGCAGCCTATATTTATGAAGACCCTTTCAACATTCATGACTTAGAG ctaAATGTGGAACATCTGGTGGAGAAGATGAAGACTACAGTGAAGAGAGGACTCATTCTGAG aAATGAGAAGTGCAATGCAAACTACACCACTGACTTTATCTTCAACCTGTACTCAGAGGAGGGGAAGGGCGTGTTTGACTGCAGGAAGAACGTCCTTGGGCATATGCAGCAG GGTGGAACACCCAGTCCTTTTGACAGGAATTTTGGCACAAAGATGGGGATGAAGTCTGTCCTGTGGTTGACTGACAAGCTGAAGGAATGCTACAGACATG GTCGCATCTTCGCCAACTCTCAGGATTCAGCCTGCGTGTTGGGCATGAGGAAGAGGGCTTTGGTTTTTCAGCCTCTGGCAGAACTGGCAGAACAGACTGACTTTGA TCATCGTATTCCAAAGACACAGTGGTGGCTAAGGCTGAGGCCCATCTTGAAAATCCTGGCCAAGTACAAGGTCAGCCTGGACACCTCTGAAAAGACTGCAATGGAGCATGTCATCAAGAAGAGAGGCTTAGTTAAACAGTAG